The DNA segment CGTGAAACATCCACTCCTGCCAGAATGCCATAGACTTTCTTGTCCTGGTGTTCAGGAAAAAAACGATGGAACTGTCGCATGTTTTCCAATAACTGATCAATTCCATCATCCCGCAGATGACTTTTGACTTCCACCAGATAAACCGCGTTCACGTCCGTGTTGGCATAGGCCATCACATCAATTTCAAACTCTTCCCCACCTTTGCGAACCTTGACATTCGGAGCGATCACATTGGATTTCGAACAGGCGTGGATGTATTTTTTTAATTCCGCTAAAAATTGGGATGAATTGCCTGCTGAATTACAAACCATTGACGCACTGAGGTCTGCCATGGAAGTATTACAACGATTTTCCGAACAGGAACGCGATTATCTGCTTTATGAAGCGCGACTCGACGCAGTGAGGGATGAACGTGCCCGTAACAAACTCTATGAAACCACTGCCAGACAATTGGCAGAGGCACTCCAGAGAGAGTCTGTGGCTCTTCAACGGGAAGCTCTGGCGCAACAACAAAAAGAACAGCTACTGGAACTCCTCAAAAAAGCGGGCATTGATCCCAATCTATGATCCTCAAAAGCGTCTCTTTGAGCAAGGAGGCACACGTTCGCAAAGGACAGACTTTCTTCATCACAAGCACGCACTTCCCCCTTTTTTTCCTTCAAAGTGGGCGAACCTTGACATTCGGGTGTTACCGGTCATGTAAACTGACCCAGTAGCGGACAATAAAATTGACCCACCTTTACCGTTAACTGTCATCTCGATCTTTTGGTAATTTATTTCGAGCTGTGCAGGTACTTTTTTCAACCACCCGCTATAACGGTGGATAGGTGTTACAGATTAAAATTACTGACGATTTTCCATCCATTTCAATAATTTTTGATACCGTTCTCTTAGAGAGCCAAATAAAGTGTCTCTTTTTTTTTAGAACTCGCTTTTTTCATGATTCGGTTGCGTTCTACCGATTTACGTTGTGAGTCGGGTATTTCAACCTCGACATAGGGAAGTAATTCTAAAGAAGTGAAGGGCTTTTCCTGGTATAAATGAGCATCTAAAGCCAGCAAAAGTGTTGGACCTTCATAGACCAACCGTAGTCCCGTATGTTTGCGACCGTGAATCCTTCTTTCGTGTCCTTTTGGTTTCTTAAACCATCGCTCTAAATCAAGATTATCTCCTGGAATTTCTAAGTCATCACTTCCAACAAACACACCGCTTCCAAAACTTTGCATAATCTGCATCATTTGTTTTGCCAGTGGATCTTTTGCAGATAATTTTTGAAGTTGATGCTGTATGTCAGTAAATTGTTCCACTCGTTGAGTAACCGTTCCGATAGAGGGATTGAGTGTCGTCATCACCTCGTCTACCATTTTTGTATATTTCACGATTTCTGCTTTATCCTGTTCGTAAATGATCAACCCCTGTTGGATGCGTTTTTTGAGACAATCTAATTTAGAAGAGATGGGTGTTTTCCCCAGTTTTAAGTTGGCTTCAAGAGATTGAACCACTTCCTCCAAAGCATGATACATGCGTAAACCCGGTGGATTTAAAGGTCCACCACGACTATCGTTGAGGATCCCACGGACAGAGGCGCAATAGTCAAAAACGATCTCTGCCGCATATTGTTGCTGTTCCTCCGTAAGAACCCCGTCGTTCTGATCTAACTCCGATAAAGTCTCTTTTTCAATCTCACGAAGTCCTCTGACTTTTCTACGCATCTGGACTTTGGAATGGCTATCTTTTTCAAGAACCCCTTTGGCTAAATCACGCATAAAATGATTACTGCAATAACGATGAGCGGTATAAGGGAATTCAATCGCAATTGCTGTCACAAAAGCCTCTTGTTTATCTGAAATCCACGCTTTCACAGGTTTTTGTAGAAAGTGTGCCCATTCTTTTGCACGCTGTATCAATTTTTGAATTTCAGATGTTGAACTGGACAGTAACGGTTCCGCAAACCAAATTCGCTGTTTACGAAGTTCTCTGACCACATAAACTGTTTCATGACCTTTCTCAGGTTGTAATGCATCGATGCTCAGGATCACATCGGAGCACTCTTGATATTCTTCTTTTAAACGGTCCATGTCCTGATGCCTTGCGGCAACCATGAGTTGATATTTCCCAAGATATTTGGAAATGGTATCCATTGAAATATCAATTTGGTGAGTATCCAATAGTTCACATTGAATTTGTGGAACAGACCAATGGCGTTTAAACCTGCCAAATCCCATCCATAACAATAAATCCCATCCAATTCTCCATCTGGGGATGGCGATAGAAATCTCTGATTTAGGACTGATCAGTGTTCTCCGATGGATACATTGCTTATTGGAGCAGCACGATAGCTTACAGATCAGCTTGAGAGCCCCTGTTAACGTCTGAACATGATGAACTCTCTCCTTCCGGATGATTAAAGGACTATTGCAAATGGGGCAGCAATTAACCTCAACTTCCAAAATAACGGGGATGAACTCAATATTGGTTGACCATTTTGCAGGCATTGTTTGACTCCAGTAAAAACTTTCATGGTTTTTCTGGTTAATAATGCCTTCTACTTAAAAAGTCAGATTAATTCATCCCTTCATATTCTTGGTTTAACTGTCATCCACCATTATAGCGGGTAGTTGAATATATTGCCCTTCCTTGTTGAGTTGCTCCGCATATTGCATCATCATCGTCGTTTTTCCAGTCTGTCGGGGAGCGTGCAGGATGAAATATTTCTGATCGTCAATCAATTTCCGGACGTCATCAAACCGGGGCTGAAAATTGACCATATAATGAATATCAGATTTACAAGGGCCAGAGGTGTTGAAGAATTTTCGGGTAGCCATAATCGTTCCTCGCGATGAAGTTTCACAAACAAACAGGACTCTTTCCTTACTTCTAACACAAGACTTCTGCGAGCAACAGTTCCAAATGAGACGGAAGTGTGAACTTTCAAATTGCCAAAAAATTTCAGATGATTCAAAAGATATTCAATAAACCTTTTGCAATTTCTGATGCTGAATCAAAGATTTTTCACGAAAATTCTAAATGAGTCTTTTTCACGCCTTCACACAAAGGAACCCATGAACTTCAAACTCCTCAGGTTTGGTCTCCTGACTATTTTCTGCATGACCACCTGGACTGTCTCTCCCTTGTATGCCCTGACACATCTAGTTCTGGATGGCACCCAAACGCAGATTCCATTGGGACGCCACATGGAATTTGCAGAAGATAAGGCAGGCTCCTGGACGATTGACATGGTGGCCAGTCCTTCCTTTTCCCACCCCTTTATTCCGGGAACCAGCGACTTTCCCAATTTCGGCTTCAGCAACTCCGTTTATTGGGGACGTCTGCAACTCCAGAATCCACTGAGACAGAACATCCCCTGGTACCTGGAACTGGCTCAACCACGGATTGATCATGTCCAGATTTTCATACGTCAACCGGATGGACGATTTTTGATAAAAGCCTCAGGAGATCACATTCCCTTTGCACACAGGGACATCCCTCTTCGAAATTTTGTGTTTGTGCTCTCCCTACCTCCACAAACCCTTCAGGACATCTATATTCGAGTGGAATCAGAAGCCTCCATGCAAATGTTCTTTACCCTCTGGACTCCGGAAACCTTTGTGGCAAAATCCACTGAGGAGCATTTAGTTATCGGACTGTATTTTGGCACCCTGCTGATCATGATCCTCTACAATCTATTTCTGTTTGTCTCCATTCGAAATCGGAGTTATCTGTTTTATGTACTCTTTATTACGGCTATCATATTCTGGCAGTCGAACCATTATGGAGTGGCCTATCAATATCTGTGGCCTCATTTTCCAGCGTGGGCCAACCTCTGTGTCCCTTTGTCAGGACTACTTGTTATATTATGTTTTTTTCTGTTCACTCGTAGCTTTTTGGAAACCTCAACCTTATTGCCTGTCTGGGATAAAATCCTAAGAGTTTTCATAGGAATCTTATTCCTTTTTTTACCTCTCTCCCTGATCCTGCGGTATAGAAATAGTATCCAGTTGGCACACCTTACGGGCTTTTTTGCAGTTTTCATCATTCTGATAGTGGCTGTGGTCGCCTTTTTCAAAGGCAGTCGTTCTGCCCGGTTTTTCCTTCTGGCTTATTTTCTGTTACTGACTACAGCAATTATAAACATTTTAAAACAATTCGGAATAATCCCCATTATGTTCATCACCGAATATGGGGTACAAATCGGTTCAACGCTGGAAGTCCTCCTTCTCTCCCTTGGATTGGCGGATCGGATCAATACGCTGAAAAAAGAAAACTTTCTGGCGCAGGCGAAGGTTGTGGAAACTCAGGCTAAATTGTTGAAAGCCCAGGAGGAAACAGTCTTGGCTCAGAAGCAATCCATTGAGAACCTGCATCAGGTGGATCAGCTCAAGGATGAGTTTCTGGCAAACACCTCGCATGAACTGCGTACCCCCCTCAATGGCATCATTGGAATTGCCGAGTCCCTGATGGATGGGGCCACCGGGAAACTGTCTCGGGATATCCACAGGAATCTCAACCTGATTGTCCAGAGTGGAAAGCGTTTGGCAAACCTGGTCAATGATGTGTTGGATTTTTCCAAAATGAAGCACAATGACCTCCACTTGAACCTGCTCCCGATGGATATTCATAACCTGACCCAGTGGGTGCTGACGCTCTCCAGACCGTTACTAAAGCAAAATGGGGTTGTTCTGCATTCTGAAATTCCAGAAAATCTTCCGTTGGTGGAGGCTGATGAAAACCGCCTGCAGCAAATCCTCCTGAATCTGGTGGGCAATGCCATCAAATTCACGGATCAAGGGGAAATCTGTGTTCGTGCTGAGTCCCGTGAAAATCAGGTCTGGGTGTCAGTATCAGATACAGGAATTGGTATTCCACAGGACAAGCAGGAACGGATCTTTGAAGCATTTGAGCAGGGGGATGGCTCCCAAAACCGTATCCATGAAGGAACCGGATTGGGATTAAGCATTACTAAAAAATTGGTGGAACTCCATGGAGGAAAGATCTTTCTAGAAAGTACGGAGGGAAAGGGGTCCACTTTTTCATTCAATTTAGCGATTTCTGAGAAGCAAACACTTCCGGAAACATCTTTACGACAAGGGCTTCAAGCTCATCAGAAAGAAGCGGTACAAGATATTCAGGAGGCCCTAGAATTCACTGTATCTCCAGAGAATCCGGATCAACAACCCTCCCCAAGCAAAACCATCCTGGTGGTGGATGATGAACCGGTGAATATTCAGGTGGTGCAGAATCATCTTCAAATGAGGAATTACAGGGTGTTGACCGCCTTTGACGGCGCTGAAGCACTGGACGTCCTGGAAAAAAACAAACCTGATTTGATTGTGCTGGATCTGATGATGCCCCGTATGAATGGCTATGAAGTCACTCAACACATCAGAAAGCAATACACTCAGGAGGAGTTGCCGATTGTGATGCTAACCGCGAAAAATCAGGTTCGGGATCTGGTGGAAAGCTATGCGAGCGGAGTCAATGATTACCTCACCAAGCCCTTTCATAAAGAAGAACTGCTGAGTCGCGTAGGCCTCCATATTCAACTCCAGGATGCAATTCATCATTTGGAGGATAAGGTAAAGGAAAGGACCCTGCAATTTCAGAAAGTATCTCAGGAACTGTCCCTGCAGAATCAGGTGATGATGGAGGATTTGAAAACAGCAGCGATTTTACAATCCCGGTTATTTACCATCTACGATCCCCCTGAATTTCTGAAAGTAGCCGTGTGTTATCAACCGCATCACTATGTTTCAGGCGATATGTATAAAATGTATGAGGATGAATTAGGGGGCTTCAACCTGTTTTTGGGCGATAGCACCGGACATGGCGTTGCCGCGGCCCTGACGACCATGATGGCAAATATTCTGCTCAGTCAAAAAGCCAATGTGATTCCGCATTATGTGATGGAGTATCTCAATGATCATCTGACGGAACAGTTACCTGATGACCGCTTTATGACCGGGGTACTGCTACAAATCCGGAAAGAGGGGAAACTCACCTGCCTGAACGCAGGACATCTTCCGGTTATTCTGGTTCCCGCCAGTGGAGACGCCCCCCTGTTGTTATCCCCTAAAAGTTTTATGCTGGGTGTTTTTCATACACCTGAATTCCAGTGTAAGGCATCCAACTATACTCTTCAGCCTGGAGATCTTGGCATTTTCTTCACTGATGGCCTCACGGAACGTAAAAATTCACATAATGATTTGTTTGGCGAGGAACGGTTGATTCAGTTCATGCGGGAAAACCGGGAAATGGAGGTCGAACCCCTGCTGAATAAACTGCTGCAAGAGTTGGATAATTTTGCTGAAGGAGAAGCCCCCAATGATGATGTTTCAGCCATTGTGTTCCGGTATGTAGGGTGAGACATCTCACAACCATTCCCAGTATATTCTTTTACGGTTTTCGATTCAGGCCGTAGCAAGATTTTGCAGGCACAGGTTTTTGAGTGTCTGTCGTGACAGCCCACCTGAATACAACTGGAAGTAAAGTTCCTGGTCCCTGTCCAGATAATTCAGGGCATTCTGATAGGACCTCCGGGCTTCCCGTTCCAGTTTTTGTCTGGAATAAATGCCTGCGAGATGGAAGTGGGCAAGGGAAAAACCCTGATTTAAAAAAATCACGGTTTGATAGGCTTTGATGGCGGTTTCCCATTCCTGTTTCTGTTCGTGGACAAGTCCTTTTAAATAAAGGGCTTCCACTGAAAATTCATCGTTTTCCAATACTTTATTACAGGCCTCCAACGCCCGATTGAACTGGCCGTTACCAGCAAAAATCAATGCCAGGGCCGTCAAGGCTCCGGTATGAACAGGATTCCGGTGCAGAAGCTGTTCAAAAATCATTGAAGCTTCAAGCGTATTCTCCTGTTTTAACCACTCCATGCCTCGTTGATAATCAGCGTCAGGAGTGGTTTGTGACGCTAAAGGAGCCGACTTTCTGTTGGAATCTGTTTGGGGTTCCTCCTGAAACACAGGGAATGGCCTTGAATCATTTGGTGTTGAGGCACGAACCATCTCCGGAAACATGACTCGGGATTGCTCAAAACGGTTTGGTGTGTTTAACGTGTTCAACGTCAGACTGGGCTTATTGTCTGGAACAATGACTGCTTTGCGATAAAAAAAGGTGTCGCTATGTTCCATATTCTCAAAGTCCGTTGAAATATCGCGTAAGCTTTCAGCATGACCCAGAATGAGATACCCTCCGGGATTGAGGATGGAATGGAATTTATTTATGATAAACCGGATCGATTCGAGAGAAAAATAAATCAGCACATTCCGGCAGAAAATCACATCAAAACCACCGATTTTCGAATATAACGTTTCATCCCTCAGGTTTCCTTCCAGCCATGAAATCCGATACTGCAAAGGGTGTTTGATTTCAAAACGTGTATGGCCGATCTGATTGAAATATTTGAGATATTCAATGGGCATTTGTTTGATGGCCCTGGTTTCATATTCCGCTTTTCTGGCACGGTTCAGCGACCCCGGATTGATATCCACTCCTGTGATCTGGCACTTGATGTGCGGAAAATGTTCGGTCATCAATAACGCGATGGAATAGGGTTCTTCTCCGGTGGAGCAGGCGGCAGATAAAAATCGCACCGTTGAACCACTCACCACCAAAGGCGGGAGTATGTGGTTTTTCAAAGCGTTAAAATGCGGCAGTGTCCGGAAAAAATAGGTTTCTCCGATGGTCAATAATTGAACGAGACGATCAAGTTCTTCACCCTTGTCCCGGTATTTTAGAAATTGATAGTATTCGTCCGGATTTCTGAATTTCAACCGATCAATGCTTTGTTTCAACGCATCTTCCAGCAGGTAAGCCCGGGAACGGTCATAATGCATTCCGCAGTGCTGTTCCAACAGTTCGTTGAAATGATTAAAATCAACATCAGTTAAAATCAATTTCATGGAAGATCGCATGAACAGAATGAATGTATAAACAAAACTGGATGGAACACAGGAACTAATCCAAAACTTCAAGAATGACCAGACTCACATCATCCGTGAACTTGCCTGACGGGAAGTGCTTAAGAATTTCCTGACAAATCTTGTCGCCCAGAGCATTTGCCGAATATTCCAGATATTGTTCCAGCAACTGGATCAGCAGAGGTTCAAGATCCAGAAAAGGTGGTTCTTTCATTTCGATGATGCCATCGGTGTAGATAAAAACCTTGTCACCGGGCAATAACTGGATTTCGGTAGTTTGCCAATCTACTGCCGTTTCGGATGGGAAAATACCCAACAACGACCCATTGGCCTTGAGAGTAATCACCTTGCTGGTGGACTGTCTCAAAATAAAAGTATTGGAATGACCTGCGGAGGTGTAACGGAACATCCGCGATTGAACATCATAATGCGCGTAAAAAGCCGTGACAAACTTGTCGGTAGGAAGTTTGCCATGAATGTTGCCATTCACCAGACGAACCACTTCATGGGGTTGTTCAAAGCGTTTGGAGGTGAATTGAAAAGAATCGACCACCATGAAGGAAATCAAGGCGGCAGGAATCCCGTGTCCTGAAACATCTGCCAGCAGAATCGCCAGTTGTTGCGTATATTTCTGCCAGTAAATGTCATAAATATCCCCACCCAGTTCATCATAAGGAATATATCGGGTAAACAACCTGGCCCCCTCAACACCTGGCAAAATCGCGGGCATTCGTGCCTGTTGAACAAGACGTGCCTGGTTGCGTTCCAGTTGCTGTTGTTCATAACGTTCCTGAAGTAGCATGTTTTTCAACGCGATTTCTTCAGTCCGTTCTTTCACTCTCAATTCCAGTTCCTGGTTCATTTGCTTCAGATCCTTGTTCAGTCTGGAATTCTGGCTGAAAAGTTCATAATGCTGTCTGGCCTTCAACAGCATGAGCTTGAGTGCTTCCGGGGCCCAGGGTTTGGCGACATAACCATAAATATGGCCATCATTGACCGCATCAATCAGACTTTTCATGTCAGAATAGCCTGTGAGCAGGATCCCCTGTGCTTCTGGTGCGTATTCATGAATGATCTTTAGCAGTTCATGACCATAGAGGCCCGGCATCCGCTGATCGGAAATGACCAATTGAAATTCATAATTATTGTTGATCAGGACCAGCGCGTCTTCTGCGTTGTGGCAGGTGGTGATGTGATATTCTTTATGCAACAGAAAATCCAGGGAGTTCAGGATTCCGTCTTCATCATCCACAATCAGCAAGTTCAGTTTGTTCTGTTTCATAACCATCTCATTGGTAGCCTGATTGTGCATATGGTTCCTTTTCCCGGTTCACTGGAATAATGGATGTCACCCTGATGTTTTTTAATGATGCCATAAGAAATGGACAAGCCCAGTCCTGTTCCCTCACCCACTTTTTTGGTAGTAAAAAACGGCTCAAACAAATGAGCCAACACTTCCGGTGTCATGCCGATGCCTTCATCTTCAACCTGGATGACAGCCATGTTCTCCTGAGAAAATATTCTGACGATTATTTTGTCGCCCTCTTCCGAAGCCTGGGCCGCATTGCTCAGGATATTCATGAACACCTGATTCAACTGTCCGGGAAAACACAGAATATTTTCAACTTCCTGATATTCTCTGACAATCTGTACCTTGTGTTTGATCTGGGGGTGGATCAGGGTCAGGGTGCTGTCGAGACATTCCTGAAGACTCGCGCTTTTTTCCTCGGCTTCATCCAGTCGGGAAAAATTTCTTAAATCAATCACAATCTGTCTGATGCGTTCCAGGCCATCATGCATATCGGTCTGTAGTTTGGGAATATGACGCTCAATAAAAGCCAGATCCATTTCCTCTTCCAGTTCAAGCACAGGCTTCAGGAGTTCCTCAGGCAAAAAGGCTTTGGACGGCTGATACAGTTTACCAAGCTTCACATATTGCTCCATCGTCTCCCGACTGATTTCCATGTTGTTGATGATGAACGCCAGCGGATTGTTGATTTCATGTGCCACGCCTGCGACAAGTTGTCCGAGTGCAACCATTTTTTCATTCTGTACCAGTTGTGCCTGGGTTTTTTTCAGCTTTTCATTCACTTCCTGCAATTCCATGTTCACTTTGGCCAGGATGTTTCTTTCCGCTTCCATCTGCATTTTCTTCATCCGGAAGATGGCATTGACTTTGGCCGTGAATTCCTTGGGATTATAGGGTTTGAATAGATAATCATCCGCTCCGGCATTCAAACCTTTGATCTTTTCATCAAGGTTGCTTTTGGAGGTGATGATGATCACCGGAATCTGTTGTGTGGCAGGATTGGCCTTGATCCGGCGGCAAACCTCAATGCCGTCCATTTCCGGCATGATCACATCCAGAATCACCAGATCCGGTAAATAACGGTTTACGGATTCAATGGCCTCTCTGCCATTCTCGGCCAGAATGGATTTGTAGCCGACATCATCCAGCAGTTCTGAAAGTTGCATCCGGATGGTAAGACTGTCATCCGCGACCAGCACAATGGATTTCTGGGAAAAATAGGACCGGCCCAGTTTCCCCTGCAAACTGCGTATTCTCAACAGGGTATTGATCTTGGCCAGAAGTTCTTCTTCGTTGAAGGGCTTGGTCAGATAGTCATCCGCTCCGGCATCCAGACCCGTGATTTTGTCTGCCGATTCATTTTTGGCGGTCAACATGATCACCGGAATAAACCGCGACTTTTCATCATCTTTCAGTCTTCGGCAGACCTCGATGCCATCCATACCCGGCATGATGATATCCAGAATGATAAGATCAGGTTGTTCTCTCCTGATCTGTTGCAACGCCTGATGTCCGTCTTCTGCCAGAAGCAACTCAAAGTCATTGTCTTCCAGCAATTCCTTGATCATCATCCGATAGGTCAGACTGTCATCGGCTACCAGTATTTTTAAGCGATCATTCATGGTTTCCTGAATTATTTTTTGTAACCGGACAGTAACAGCAACTCCGATGGAATATCAGCATCGGACAGGATCTGTTTTGCCGCGCCAAGTTTTATCGCTTCCGCGGGCATTCCGAAAATCACACAACTTTCCTCATTTTGCGCCATGGTAAAACCATGGGCGTCATACAGGCTTTTCATGCCGGCGGCTCCATCCCGCCCCATCCCGGTCAGTAGCACAGCAATGGCTTGATCTTTATAAGATTTTGCTACCGATTGAAACAAAACATCCACGGAAGGCCGACAAAAATGAACAGGTTCCGACCTGGTCAGGTTCAAGCGACCGGACTCAATTTCAAGATGATAATCCGCGGGGGCCATATAAACTTTGCCCCGTTCGCCATTGTTGATCGCTTCTCCACCTTTGGCAAATTTTACATCCAGTTCACAGTTCATGCTGAACCATTCCGCAATGGTATGGGCAAAATTCGGACTGATATGCAACACACACAAAATTGGCAAAGGAAAATCCGCAGGAATTTTTTTGAAAATTCCCAGCAATGTCTGAGGACCTCCCGTAGATGCCCCTAGGGCCACAACCTTATAATGGTTGGCTGGTTGCGGAGCGGGAGCCTGCTTTAATATCCGGGTTCCCTTGATATGTCGAATCACAGGGACTCTGCTGATGAGCAGGATTTCCTCAATGAGTTGCCGACTCCATTCTTCGCCGGCAAGGGTGATGTTTCCCGGTTTTTCAAAGACACTGATCGCCCCTGCCGCCAGGGCATCGTAGGTTTTCATCACTTCACCACGGTTGGTGGAGGCCGAGACAATCAGGATGCGGGTGGGGCAGTGAGCCATGATGTATTCCGTGGCGGACAATCCTGTCATTTCAGGCATCATCATGTCCATGGTGATGACATCCGGCCTGAGTTTTTCCGCCAGATGGATGGCTTCTTTTCCATTGACAGCCTCCCCCACGACTTTGAAACGTGGATCGTCTTCCAGTGTTTCTACAATCCATTTTCTAATGGTCAGTGAATCATCCACTACCAGAACATTCAGCATGATTTTGTCTCATTTGCGGTAAAGGGCGACCGGCGGGTCGCCCCTACATTGGGTTTCGTATTAAAATGGTAGGGGCGACCGGCGGGTCGCCCGTACATTGGGTTTCGTATTAAAATGGTAGGGGCGACCGGTGGGTCAATATCGTAAACTTAAGGAATTACCTGTGAGAAAATCCCCCTTTTCAAAGGGGGTTGGGGGATTTAACCCTCAGAATTACATCCCCCTAACCCCCTTAAACCAAGGGGGAATTGGTTCACAGTACCATTCTGGATGCTTAAGTTGATGACATTGCCCGGTGGGTTGCCCTCGATATGCCCCCAAAAAACAATCAACCATCCACTAATTTTTCCAGATCTCTGGAAATATCCACCAGCACCCTGACAGTCTCCAATGTTTGATTGGCACTCATTTCGGTTTGTTTTGCGGCCATTCCCACTTCATTCAACGCGGTTGAAACCTGTTCAATGGAAGAAGTCTGCTGGCGGGTGGTCATTTCAATTTCACGGGCCACCATGGCTGTGGAATTTGCCTGCTGGACAATTCCGTCAATATTTTGTGACACTTCGTTGAACATTTTCAGGCCTTCATCCACCACTTTGGTACCGTCTTCTGTGACCATGATGGTGGTATTGGCGGTTTTTTGAATATCCTGTACGAGTTCCTTGATTTCTCCGGTGGATTCCATCGCGCGTTCGGCCAGTTTACGGACTTCATCGGCCACCACGGCAAACCGTCTTCCGGCATCGCCTGCGCCTGCGGCTTCAATAGCGGCATTGAGAGACAGCAGATTGGTTTGCTCCGACAATTCATCAATGATTTCCAGCACCACGCCGATTCGTTGGGATTTGTTGCCCAGATCAAGCATGTGTTGGGCGATCATCTGTACCTGCTTTTTGATATTCTGCATACCCGCCTGAGAATTATCCACAGCCACCTTTCCTTTTTGTCCACCTTCCAGCGTTTTTTTGGCTTCCGAGGAAACTCTCTGGGTGTTTTCTCCAATCTGTTTGGCGCTGGCTACCAGTTCATGGGATGTGGCGGAAACTTCAGCAATGGATGAATTCTGCTGGGTTGCGGCAGACGCCTGCTGGCGTGCGACATTTTCAAGTTCAGTACCCACTGATTTCATATGTGTGATGGCTTCGCTAATCGGGCGTGTGGTTCCCCGTGTGGTGAAAAGAGCAATGAGAAGGCCCAACACCACAGAACTTCCCACCAGGATACTCATCCAGAGCATGGTTGAATCTCTGGTGTCATTGGCATTGGCTAAAAAGCTCTCCGCCTTGTTAACCGCAAAATCATCAATATATTCGA comes from the SAR324 cluster bacterium genome and includes:
- the cheB gene encoding chemotaxis-specific protein-glutamate methyltransferase CheB, whose amino-acid sequence is MLNVLVVDDSLTIRKWIVETLEDDPRFKVVGEAVNGKEAIHLAEKLRPDVITMDMMMPEMTGLSATEYIMAHCPTRILIVSASTNRGEVMKTYDALAAGAISVFEKPGNITLAGEEWSRQLIEEILLISRVPVIRHIKGTRILKQAPAPQPANHYKVVALGASTGGPQTLLGIFKKIPADFPLPILCVLHISPNFAHTIAEWFSMNCELDVKFAKGGEAINNGERGKVYMAPADYHLEIESGRLNLTRSEPVHFCRPSVDVLFQSVAKSYKDQAIAVLLTGMGRDGAAGMKSLYDAHGFTMAQNEESCVIFGMPAEAIKLGAAKQILSDADIPSELLLLSGYKK
- a CDS encoding methyl-accepting chemotaxis protein; its protein translation is MMKDWNIGKRLTMGFGVLIIIFVLSSVFMLTRIQYLADFTEKLYRHPFTVSTTILRLKVNLLEMRRIMRDFILEDSTQMIDHAIRDLATEEKSVEENLVMIRDRFLGDMKSIDSMEKSFEHMVVVYHQALDLGKKGKRIEAIALIHGLGKEKVLEVYKEIEYIDDFAVNKAESFLANANDTRDSTMLWMSILVGSSVVLGLLIALFTTRGTTRPISEAITHMKSVGTELENVARQQASAATQQNSSIAEVSATSHELVASAKQIGENTQRVSSEAKKTLEGGQKGKVAVDNSQAGMQNIKKQVQMIAQHMLDLGNKSQRIGVVLEIIDELSEQTNLLSLNAAIEAAGAGDAGRRFAVVADEVRKLAERAMESTGEIKELVQDIQKTANTTIMVTEDGTKVVDEGLKMFNEVSQNIDGIVQQANSTAMVAREIEMTTRQQTSSIEQVSTALNEVGMAAKQTEMSANQTLETVRVLVDISRDLEKLVDG